From the genome of Candidatus Electrothrix communis, one region includes:
- the hisA gene encoding phosphoribosylformimino-5-aminoimidazole carboxamide ribotide isomerase: MRFRPCIDLHNGKVKQIVGSTLSDSESATLRTNFSSQFSSSYYARMYRQDNLPGGHIIMLGPGNEEAATEALQAWPGGLQIGGGITAENAELWLNRGASHVIVTSHVFHDGQLDAERLDRLCRLIGKERLVLDLSCRWKDDGYYVVTDRWQKFTDLRISGKMLKELEGSCDEFLIHAVDVEGKCMGVDERLIELLAAAEVSKPITYAGGVTDMDDLQIIHRAGKSKLDATVGSALDIFGGTGCAYQEVVTFHNQAAG, from the coding sequence ATGCGCTTCCGTCCTTGTATTGACCTGCATAACGGCAAGGTAAAACAGATTGTCGGCTCCACCCTGAGCGACAGTGAGTCCGCAACCCTGCGAACCAATTTTTCCTCCCAATTTTCTTCTTCCTATTACGCCCGGATGTACCGTCAGGATAATCTTCCTGGAGGGCATATTATTATGCTGGGGCCCGGTAATGAAGAGGCGGCAACAGAGGCTCTGCAGGCCTGGCCCGGAGGTCTGCAAATCGGTGGGGGAATAACTGCTGAAAATGCCGAGCTCTGGCTGAATCGAGGGGCTTCCCATGTTATTGTCACCTCCCATGTCTTTCATGACGGACAACTGGATGCGGAGCGGTTGGACAGGTTGTGTCGGCTCATCGGCAAAGAGCGATTGGTGCTTGATCTGAGCTGTCGTTGGAAAGATGATGGCTATTACGTGGTTACCGATCGATGGCAGAAGTTTACTGACCTGAGGATCAGCGGGAAAATGCTGAAGGAGCTGGAGGGGAGCTGCGATGAGTTTTTGATCCATGCAGTCGACGTGGAGGGAAAATGCATGGGCGTTGATGAACGGTTGATTGAGCTCCTGGCAGCAGCAGAGGTAAGCAAGCCCATCACCTATGCAGGTGGAGTCACTGACATGGACGATTTACAAATTATTCACAGGGCCGGAAAATCCAAGCTGGATGCAACAGTGGGAAGTGCGCTGGATATCTTCGGTGGCACAGGATGTGCCTACCAAGAGGTGGTAACTTTTCATAATCAGGCTGCGGGATAA
- the dsrA gene encoding dissimilatory-type sulfite reductase subunit alpha — protein MAKHDTPLLDDLEKGPWPSFVTDMKRQAETHPECWDILGQLELSFKDRITHWKHGGIVGVFGYGGGIVGRYSDVPKQFPGVEHFHTVRIAQPAGLYYSTKNLRALMDLWDKYGSGMTNMHGSTGDMIFLGTRTENLEPLFWDLTHDLDQDLGGSGSNLRTPSCCLGDSRCEWACYDAQDVCYHLTMHYQDEIHRPAFPYKFKFKFSGCSNDCVASIARSDFALIGTWKDDIQMDQAAVKEYVAGNYPSNGGAHAGRDWGAFDIKKEVIDLCPTNCMWMEGDELKIDNSECTRCMHCINVMPRALKPGKEKGATVCIGAKAPILDGAQFATMVIPFIKVSKDNEYENVIDVIEQIWDWWMEVGKNRERVGETMQRIGLPTFLKVMEVEAMPQHVKEPRSNPYVFWKEEEVEGGWERDVQAFRKKHAA, from the coding sequence ATGGCAAAGCATGATACGCCTTTGTTGGACGATCTAGAAAAAGGCCCTTGGCCAAGTTTCGTTACCGACATGAAGCGCCAGGCAGAGACCCACCCAGAATGCTGGGATATTCTCGGTCAGCTGGAGCTTTCGTTCAAAGACAGAATTACACATTGGAAGCATGGCGGTATCGTTGGTGTTTTTGGATATGGCGGCGGTATTGTTGGTCGTTACTCCGACGTACCCAAGCAGTTCCCCGGTGTTGAGCATTTTCATACTGTTCGTATTGCTCAGCCTGCTGGCCTGTACTACTCCACCAAGAACCTGCGTGCCCTGATGGATCTGTGGGATAAGTACGGATCAGGTATGACCAATATGCACGGTTCTACCGGTGACATGATTTTCCTCGGTACCCGTACCGAAAATCTGGAGCCCCTGTTCTGGGACCTGACCCATGATCTGGATCAGGATCTCGGTGGTTCTGGTTCTAACCTGCGTACCCCCTCCTGCTGTTTGGGTGATTCTCGCTGTGAGTGGGCCTGCTACGATGCTCAGGATGTTTGTTACCACCTGACCATGCATTACCAGGATGAGATTCATCGTCCGGCTTTCCCGTATAAGTTCAAATTTAAGTTTTCCGGTTGTTCCAACGACTGTGTAGCGTCCATCGCCCGTTCCGACTTTGCTCTTATCGGTACCTGGAAGGATGATATCCAGATGGATCAGGCTGCTGTCAAGGAATACGTTGCAGGCAACTATCCGTCTAACGGTGGTGCCCATGCCGGTCGTGACTGGGGTGCCTTTGACATCAAGAAAGAAGTTATTGATCTCTGCCCGACCAACTGCATGTGGATGGAAGGCGATGAGCTGAAAATCGATAATTCTGAGTGTACTCGTTGTATGCATTGCATCAACGTTATGCCGCGTGCTCTGAAGCCGGGTAAAGAGAAAGGCGCAACCGTTTGTATCGGTGCTAAGGCTCCGATTCTGGACGGTGCTCAGTTCGCTACCATGGTTATTCCCTTCATCAAAGTTTCCAAAGACAATGAGTACGAGAACGTTATTGACGTGATCGAGCAGATTTGGGACTGGTGGATGGAAGTCGGTAAAAACCGTGAGCGTGTCGGTGAGACCATGCAGCGTATCGGTCTGCCCACCTTCCTGAAGGTTATGGAAGTCGAGGCTATGCCGCAGCATGTGAAAGAGCCGCGTTCTAATCCCTATGTCTTCTGGAAAGAAGAGGAAGTTGAAGGTGGATGGGAACGTGACGTTCAAGCATTCCGTAAAAAGCATGCCGCATAA
- the fusA gene encoding elongation factor G yields the protein MNKDLDKVRNIGISAHIDSGKTTLTERILYYTQRIHAIHEVRGKDGVGATMDSMELEKERGITIQSAATYCSWKDIDVNIIDTPGHVDFTVEVERALRVLDGAVLILCSVGGVQSQSITVDRQMTRYNVPRIAFINKCDRTGANPERVVGQLRDKLNLNAVMIQLPIGLESELEGMVDLVTMKAIYFDGDQGDDIRYDEIPENLKDEAEEKREELLDAVSMFSEELMEAMLEEEEIPVELIQAAIRKGTLDLELAPVMIGSAYKNKGVQPLLDAVETYLPCPTDVVNTALDLDNDEEEMTVSNNPDDPLVALAFKLEDGRYGQLTYVRTYQGTLRKGETIFNTRTGKKVKVGRLVRMHSNEMEEIEEAGSGDIVGLFGVDCASGDTFCDSKVNWSMSSMHVPAPVISLAITPIDNKAQDNMSKALNRFSKEDPTFKTFVDHETNETIISGMGELHLEVYIERMKREYKAEVEVGAPRVAYREAITQRADFNYTHKKQTGGSGQFGRVGGHMEPLEEEEYEFVDQIVGGVIPREYIPSCDKGFQASMEKGMLIGAPITGVRCLINDGSYHAVDSSDMAFQQASKGAFKEGYKKAGPVIMEPIMKVSVEGPSEFQGSIMGSLNQRRGMIVGTSEEGSYTVVEADMPLSEMFGYSTTLRSLTQGKAEFTMEFSTYKQVPKSVAEELIKEYEESRKKG from the coding sequence ATGAACAAAGATCTGGATAAAGTACGGAATATAGGCATCAGTGCCCATATTGACTCCGGCAAGACAACACTTACCGAGCGAATTCTTTACTACACGCAGCGCATCCACGCTATTCATGAGGTACGTGGTAAGGATGGCGTCGGCGCGACAATGGATTCCATGGAGCTGGAAAAAGAGCGCGGTATCACCATTCAGTCGGCAGCCACCTACTGTTCATGGAAAGATATTGATGTCAATATTATTGACACACCGGGCCATGTTGACTTTACCGTTGAAGTTGAACGTGCTCTGCGAGTGCTCGACGGTGCTGTCCTGATTCTCTGCTCCGTGGGCGGTGTTCAGTCGCAGTCCATTACGGTTGATCGTCAGATGACCAGGTATAATGTTCCACGTATCGCTTTTATTAATAAATGCGATCGAACAGGTGCTAATCCAGAACGAGTTGTTGGTCAGTTACGGGATAAGCTCAACCTCAATGCTGTAATGATTCAGCTGCCCATTGGTTTGGAATCAGAACTGGAAGGTATGGTTGACTTGGTCACCATGAAGGCTATCTATTTTGACGGAGATCAGGGTGATGATATCCGTTATGACGAGATCCCTGAGAACCTGAAAGATGAGGCCGAAGAGAAGCGCGAGGAGCTGCTGGATGCAGTTTCCATGTTCTCGGAAGAGTTGATGGAGGCTATGCTGGAAGAGGAAGAAATTCCTGTTGAGCTGATTCAGGCCGCTATCCGTAAAGGTACCTTGGATCTGGAGCTGGCACCGGTCATGATCGGTTCCGCTTATAAAAATAAGGGTGTTCAGCCCCTGCTGGATGCTGTTGAGACCTATCTGCCCTGTCCGACTGATGTCGTAAATACTGCTCTTGATCTGGATAATGATGAAGAGGAGATGACGGTTTCCAATAATCCTGATGATCCGTTGGTTGCTCTGGCTTTTAAATTGGAGGACGGTCGTTACGGTCAGCTGACCTATGTGCGTACTTATCAGGGTACGCTGAGAAAAGGCGAGACCATCTTCAATACCAGAACCGGTAAGAAGGTCAAAGTCGGACGTTTGGTTCGGATGCATTCCAATGAGATGGAGGAAATCGAAGAAGCAGGTTCCGGCGATATCGTCGGTCTCTTCGGTGTGGACTGCGCCTCCGGTGATACCTTCTGCGACAGCAAGGTCAACTGGTCCATGAGCTCCATGCATGTCCCTGCACCGGTTATCTCCCTGGCCATCACCCCGATAGATAATAAAGCCCAGGACAATATGTCCAAGGCCTTGAATCGCTTTAGCAAGGAAGATCCGACCTTCAAGACCTTTGTTGATCATGAGACCAACGAGACCATTATTTCTGGTATGGGCGAGCTGCATCTTGAAGTGTACATTGAACGGATGAAGCGTGAGTATAAGGCCGAGGTTGAGGTTGGTGCTCCTCGGGTTGCCTATCGCGAGGCTATTACCCAGCGTGCTGACTTCAATTACACCCATAAGAAACAGACCGGTGGTTCAGGTCAGTTCGGTCGAGTAGGCGGCCATATGGAGCCGTTGGAAGAGGAAGAGTACGAATTTGTCGACCAGATTGTGGGTGGTGTTATCCCGCGCGAATATATTCCGTCCTGTGATAAGGGCTTCCAGGCTTCCATGGAAAAGGGGATGCTGATCGGTGCACCCATCACAGGGGTTCGTTGCCTGATCAACGACGGCAGTTACCATGCGGTCGACTCCTCGGATATGGCTTTTCAACAGGCCTCCAAAGGAGCCTTTAAAGAGGGCTATAAAAAAGCAGGCCCGGTTATCATGGAGCCGATCATGAAGGTCTCTGTAGAAGGACCTTCCGAGTTTCAGGGATCGATCATGGGCAGCCTGAATCAGCGACGCGGTATGATTGTCGGCACCTCGGAAGAGGGGAGTTATACCGTTGTAGAGGCGGATATGCCTTTATCCGAGATGTTTGGCTACTCAACCACCCTGCGTTCTCTGACCCAGGGAAAGGCTGAATTCACTATGGAGTTCTCAACGTATAAGCAGGTTCCCAAGAGTGTTGCCGAAGAGCTGATCAAGGAATACGAAGAATCCAGGAAAAAAGGGTGA